CAAAAATCTACAAACTCCTTTGAAGTATATTGCGATGCCTGATCGCTATGAAGGATTAATTTATCTGTTATTTTTGGCTGGGAAGCAATGGCTTTTTTCAATGTATTAATAGCGAGTTTGCTTGTTATCTCTTTACCGTTTAAACTGGCTATTACAGAGCGGTCGTAAATATCAAGAATGGTACAATTATATCTTTTGCTTCCGTCTGCTAAAAATAAATATGTAAAATCAGTACACCATATATGATTTACTTTATATGCTGTAAAGTCCTGATTTATA
The sequence above is a segment of the Oxobacter pfennigii genome. Coding sequences within it:
- a CDS encoding IS3 family transposase, producing TTVHNYMNKELKLSSIVKRKRPGYKKGHAHKIFPNLINQDFTAYKVNHIWCTDFTYLFLADGSKRYNCTILDIYDRSVIASLNGKEITSKLAINTLKKAIASQPKITDKLILHSDQASQYTSKEFVDFCSSIDIQQSMSKAGCPYDNAPMERYFNTLKNELIYHHYYHND